From Pandoraea vervacti, the proteins below share one genomic window:
- the rpmJ gene encoding 50S ribosomal protein L36: MKVLASVKCICRNCKFVKRKGVLRVICSSDPRHKQRQG, encoded by the coding sequence ATGAAAGTTTTGGCATCTGTTAAGTGCATCTGCCGCAATTGCAAGTTTGTGAAGCGCAAAGGCGTGCTGCGCGTGATCTGCAGTTCGGATCCGCGCCACAAGCAACGTCAGGGCTAA
- the rpsM gene encoding 30S ribosomal protein S13: MARIAGVNIPNHQHTAIGLTAIYGVGRTRARQICDAAGVAYSKKVKDLDDADLEKLRDQVGQLTVEGDLRREVTMSIKRLMDLGCYRGMRHRKGLPLRGQRTRTNARTRKGPRKAGVSLKK, from the coding sequence ATGGCTCGTATCGCAGGGGTTAACATCCCGAACCACCAGCACACCGCTATTGGCCTGACGGCTATTTACGGTGTCGGCCGCACGCGCGCTCGCCAGATTTGCGACGCCGCCGGCGTGGCGTACTCGAAGAAGGTCAAGGACCTCGACGACGCCGATCTCGAAAAGCTGCGTGACCAAGTGGGTCAACTGACGGTCGAAGGCGACCTGCGCCGTGAAGTGACCATGAGCATCAAGCGCCTGATGGACCTGGGCTGCTATCGTGGTATGCGTCACCGCAAGGGCTTGCCGCTTCGTGGTCAGCGTACCCGTACCAATGCGCGTACCCGCAAGGGCCCGCGTAAGGCCGGCGTCTCGCTGAAGAAGTAA
- the hemB gene encoding porphobilinogen synthase, with the protein MSSYPLLRPRRMRRDDFSRRLMRENHLTCDDLIYPVFVLEGEKRREAVDSMPGVERVSVDELMRVADTCVTLGVPVISLFPNIESSLKTPDGIEATNPEGLIPRAVRELKRHFPDLGVLTDVALDPYTSHGQDGVLDENGYVINDVTTRILVQQAITQAEAGVDIVAPSDMMDGRIGAIREALEAGGHIHTRIMAYAAKYASAFYGPFRDAVGSAANLGKSNKMTYQMDPANSDEALREVALDIEEGADMVMVKPGMPYLDIVRRVKDEFRFPTYAYQVSGEYAMLKAAAQNGWLDHDKVMMESLLAFKRAGADGILTYFALDAARLIRAQA; encoded by the coding sequence ATGAGTTCCTACCCCCTGCTTCGCCCGCGCCGCATGCGACGCGACGACTTCTCGCGCCGTCTGATGCGCGAAAACCACCTGACCTGCGACGACCTCATCTACCCGGTGTTCGTGCTCGAAGGTGAAAAACGCCGTGAGGCCGTCGACTCGATGCCTGGCGTCGAGCGCGTTTCTGTCGACGAACTCATGCGCGTCGCCGATACCTGCGTGACGCTCGGCGTGCCGGTTATCTCGCTGTTCCCGAACATCGAGTCGTCGCTCAAGACGCCCGATGGCATCGAGGCGACGAATCCCGAGGGCCTGATTCCGCGCGCCGTGCGCGAGCTCAAACGTCACTTCCCGGATCTGGGGGTACTGACGGACGTTGCGCTCGATCCATACACGAGCCACGGCCAGGACGGTGTACTCGACGAAAATGGCTATGTCATCAATGACGTGACGACGCGGATTCTGGTGCAGCAAGCCATCACCCAGGCCGAAGCCGGTGTGGACATCGTGGCGCCGTCCGACATGATGGACGGCCGCATTGGCGCCATCCGTGAAGCACTTGAAGCGGGCGGCCACATCCATACGCGCATCATGGCCTATGCCGCCAAGTACGCGTCGGCGTTCTATGGCCCGTTCCGTGACGCCGTCGGCTCGGCAGCCAACCTCGGCAAGAGCAACAAGATGACGTACCAGATGGATCCCGCCAATTCGGACGAGGCGCTCCGGGAGGTCGCGCTCGATATCGAAGAGGGGGCAGACATGGTGATGGTCAAGCCGGGCATGCCGTATCTCGACATCGTGCGTCGCGTGAAGGATGAATTCCGCTTCCCTACCTATGCCTATCAGGTCAGCGGCGAGTACGCGATGCTCAAAGCGGCGGCTCAGAACGGCTGGCTTGATCACGACAAGGTAATGATGGAGTCATTGCTTGCGTTCAAGCGCGCTGGTGCGGATGGCATTTTGACGTACTTCGCCCTCGACGCCGCACGCCTTATTCGCGCGCAAGCATAA
- the rpsK gene encoding 30S ribosomal protein S11, with protein MAKQQNNAASQRVRKKVKKSVAEGVVHVHASFNNTIITITDRQGNALAWATSGGQGFKGSRKSTPFAAQVAAESAGRVALEYGVKNLEVRIKGPGPGRESAVRALNALGIKITAISDVTPVPHNGCRPPKRRRI; from the coding sequence ATGGCTAAGCAACAGAACAACGCCGCTTCGCAGCGCGTTCGCAAGAAGGTCAAGAAGAGCGTTGCCGAAGGCGTCGTGCACGTCCACGCTTCGTTCAACAACACCATCATCACGATCACTGATCGTCAGGGCAATGCGCTGGCATGGGCGACGTCGGGTGGCCAGGGCTTCAAGGGTTCGCGTAAGTCGACCCCGTTTGCTGCCCAGGTTGCTGCAGAGTCGGCTGGCCGCGTCGCGCTGGAATACGGTGTGAAGAACCTCGAAGTTCGCATCAAGGGCCCGGGCCCGGGTCGCGAATCGGCGGTTCGTGCACTGAATGCGCTGGGTATCAAGATCACGGCCATTTCGGACGTGACGCCGGTCCCGCACAACGGCTGCCGTCCGCCGAAGCGTCGTCGTATCTAA
- a CDS encoding c-type cytochrome, producing MNRGVWKSLAATPLALACILLSGAAQAAEPQTPAKPDLARGQAIASQVCASCHAPDGNSTGGAYPKLAGQHSEYLYKQLVDFKAQPGKTAARNNPIMAGMVAALSDQDMRNVSAYFASQTPKPGAARNKDTVPLGEKIYRGGIAEKGVPACAACHGPTGAGMPAQYPRLSGQWAEYTAAQLVAFRDETRGNNAPMHTIGGRLSDKEIKAVADYVAGLR from the coding sequence ATGAACCGAGGAGTGTGGAAGTCTCTCGCTGCAACACCGTTGGCGCTGGCATGCATTCTTCTGAGCGGCGCCGCACAGGCCGCCGAGCCGCAGACGCCCGCCAAACCCGACCTGGCCCGTGGGCAGGCCATTGCCAGTCAGGTCTGTGCCTCCTGCCATGCGCCGGACGGCAATAGCACCGGTGGGGCTTATCCGAAGTTAGCCGGTCAGCATTCCGAATATCTTTACAAGCAGCTCGTCGACTTCAAGGCGCAGCCCGGCAAGACCGCCGCGCGCAACAACCCCATCATGGCCGGCATGGTCGCGGCATTGTCCGATCAGGACATGCGCAATGTGTCAGCGTACTTTGCCTCGCAGACGCCGAAGCCGGGCGCCGCCCGCAACAAAGACACCGTGCCGCTCGGCGAGAAGATCTACCGGGGCGGTATCGCCGAGAAAGGCGTGCCGGCCTGTGCCGCGTGTCACGGCCCGACGGGCGCCGGCATGCCGGCGCAATACCCGCGTCTGTCCGGGCAGTGGGCGGAGTACACCGCAGCCCAACTCGTGGCTTTCCGCGACGAGACGCGCGGCAATAACGCCCCGATGCACACCATCGGCGGTCGTTTGTCCGACAAGGAAATCAAAGCCGTGGCGGATTACGTCGCCGGTTTGCGCTGA
- the infA gene encoding translation initiation factor IF-1 — MSKDDVIQMQGEVLENLPNATFRVKLENGHVVLGHISGKMRMHYIRILPGDKVTVELTPYDLSRARIVFRAK; from the coding sequence ATGTCGAAAGACGACGTTATTCAAATGCAGGGTGAGGTCCTTGAAAACCTCCCCAATGCCACCTTCCGGGTAAAGCTGGAAAATGGCCATGTAGTACTCGGACATATTTCCGGCAAGATGCGGATGCACTACATCCGTATCCTTCCTGGGGATAAGGTGACGGTAGAGTTGACGCCCTACGATCTGTCGCGTGCGCGGATCGTCTTCCGGGCGAAGTGA
- the dsbD gene encoding protein-disulfide reductase DsbD: MVLMALTILFALAAGRAHAADDFLDPDVAFKVSKTEQPGAVLLHFEVAKGYYLYRERFAFAADSAATMLGEPAFPKGEIKHDETFGKDMEVYHEPIDVRIPVSRTGGPFTLNVTMQGCADKGLCYPPMDKPLKIAGAAIGGAGSGGPSPASATAPGNQTLLGGSAQQTSRPQSATAAAPAVPANASNGWLSARDDYSEAERILSGGSFALALAIFFALGVGLAFTPCVLPMVPILLSIVAGQEASRAKAIRLAIAYVLGMAIVNTVIGVAAGLLGQGLIAFLQAPWVLVLFALLMVVLSLSMFGMYEIQLPAALRDRIDDAARKQKSGQWIGAAMMGVLSGLIVSPCVTAPLAAALAFIAKTGDAVFGGSALFALSLGMGLPLVILAGGGGTLLPRAGAWMDGVKRFFGFLLLGVALWIVRPLLSTPVLLLGWGVLLLVAATFMRVFDSLPDGVSSARRLLKGLGVVAALLGAVALVGAAAGARDPLTPLAGLSAMTSGGANAGAAVTEGVKFQRVRSLAELDQMVATAGRPVMFDFYADWCISCKEMERFVFTDPRVKGRLDQMVLVQADVTANNADDQALLKRFGLFGPPGIIFFDESGKEVTGTRVIGAQSADQFLRSLDKAFGPAS, from the coding sequence ATGGTGTTAATGGCATTGACGATCCTGTTTGCCCTCGCGGCAGGACGCGCGCACGCCGCAGACGATTTCCTGGATCCGGACGTCGCATTCAAGGTGTCGAAGACGGAGCAACCCGGTGCCGTGTTGCTCCATTTCGAGGTCGCCAAAGGTTACTACCTTTATCGCGAGCGATTTGCATTTGCTGCGGATAGCGCTGCCACCATGCTCGGCGAACCGGCGTTCCCCAAGGGGGAGATCAAGCACGATGAAACCTTCGGCAAGGACATGGAGGTGTATCACGAGCCCATCGACGTTCGTATTCCCGTCAGTCGCACGGGCGGTCCCTTCACGTTGAATGTCACGATGCAGGGATGTGCGGACAAGGGGCTATGCTACCCGCCGATGGACAAGCCGTTGAAGATCGCCGGAGCGGCGATCGGCGGTGCCGGGTCAGGAGGCCCAAGCCCGGCGTCGGCCACAGCCCCGGGAAATCAGACATTGTTGGGAGGCAGCGCACAGCAGACGAGCCGCCCACAGTCAGCCACGGCGGCGGCGCCGGCAGTGCCGGCCAATGCGTCGAACGGATGGCTGTCCGCGCGCGACGACTATAGCGAGGCTGAGCGCATCCTCTCGGGAGGGAGTTTCGCGCTCGCATTGGCAATCTTCTTTGCGTTGGGTGTTGGTCTTGCGTTCACGCCTTGCGTGCTTCCTATGGTGCCAATTCTGCTCTCCATCGTGGCGGGCCAGGAAGCGAGCCGGGCAAAGGCAATACGTCTGGCGATTGCCTACGTCCTGGGTATGGCCATCGTCAACACGGTCATCGGGGTCGCGGCCGGACTGCTCGGCCAGGGCCTGATCGCTTTCCTGCAAGCCCCGTGGGTGCTCGTGCTCTTCGCGTTACTGATGGTGGTTTTGTCGCTGTCGATGTTCGGCATGTACGAGATTCAATTGCCTGCAGCGTTGCGTGATCGAATCGACGACGCTGCGCGCAAGCAGAAGTCGGGGCAGTGGATCGGTGCTGCGATGATGGGCGTGCTGTCGGGGCTGATCGTCAGCCCGTGTGTCACGGCGCCGCTGGCGGCAGCGCTCGCGTTCATTGCCAAGACGGGGGACGCTGTTTTTGGCGGTTCGGCACTCTTTGCCTTGTCGCTGGGAATGGGGTTGCCGCTCGTGATTCTCGCGGGTGGCGGCGGCACGTTGCTGCCGCGCGCAGGGGCCTGGATGGACGGTGTGAAACGCTTCTTCGGGTTCCTGCTGCTCGGTGTGGCGCTGTGGATTGTGCGTCCGCTGCTGAGTACGCCTGTGCTCCTGCTCGGTTGGGGCGTGCTCCTGCTGGTGGCGGCAACATTCATGCGCGTATTCGACAGCTTGCCGGACGGTGTCAGCAGCGCCCGCCGTTTGCTCAAGGGATTGGGCGTCGTTGCCGCGCTGCTGGGGGCCGTGGCGCTCGTCGGGGCGGCGGCGGGAGCGCGTGATCCGCTCACGCCATTGGCTGGTCTATCGGCCATGACGTCGGGAGGTGCCAACGCCGGGGCGGCCGTGACGGAGGGCGTCAAATTTCAGCGGGTGCGCAGTTTGGCCGAACTCGATCAGATGGTCGCAACGGCGGGACGTCCGGTGATGTTCGATTTCTATGCGGACTGGTGCATCAGTTGCAAGGAGATGGAGCGCTTCGTCTTCACGGATCCGCGTGTGAAGGGACGTCTGGACCAGATGGTGCTCGTACAGGCCGATGTCACGGCCAACAATGCTGACGATCAGGCGCTGCTCAAGCGATTTGGCTTGTTTGGACCGCCGGGGATCATCTTCTTCGATGAGAGCGGAAAAGAGGTGACGGGAACACGCGTCATCGGCGCGCAATCTGCCGACCAGTTCCTGCGCAGTCTGGATAAGGCGTTCGGGCCGGCGAGTTGA
- the rpsD gene encoding 30S ribosomal protein S4, with translation MARYIGPKAKLSRREGTDLFLKSARRSLADKCKLDSKPGQHGRTSGARTSDYGNQLREKQKVKRIYGVLERQFRRYFAEADRVKGNTGENLLQLLESRLDNVVYRMGFGSTRAEARQLVGHKAIVVNGVVSNIPSIKVKAGDVIAVREKAKKQVRIQEALTLAEQVGFPIWVSVDAKKMEGTFKALPERSDIAGDINESLIVELYSR, from the coding sequence GTGGCACGTTATATCGGCCCGAAGGCCAAACTCTCCCGTCGTGAAGGTACTGACCTCTTCCTGAAGAGCGCACGCCGCTCGCTCGCCGACAAGTGCAAGCTGGATAGCAAGCCGGGTCAGCATGGCCGCACGTCGGGTGCTCGTACGTCGGACTACGGCAACCAGCTGCGCGAAAAGCAGAAGGTCAAGCGTATTTACGGCGTGCTTGAGCGTCAGTTCCGTCGTTATTTCGCGGAAGCCGACCGCGTCAAGGGCAACACGGGTGAAAACCTGCTGCAACTGCTCGAGTCGCGCCTGGACAACGTCGTGTACCGCATGGGCTTTGGTTCGACCCGCGCTGAAGCGCGCCAACTCGTTGGCCACAAGGCAATCGTGGTAAACGGCGTTGTGTCGAACATCCCGTCGATCAAGGTCAAGGCCGGCGACGTTATCGCCGTGCGCGAAAAGGCCAAGAAGCAAGTGCGTATTCAAGAAGCACTGACGCTGGCTGAGCAAGTCGGTTTCCCGATCTGGGTTTCGGTTGACGCCAAGAAGATGGAAGGCACTTTCAAGGCACTGCCGGAACGTAGCGATATCGCGGGCGACATCAACGAAAGCCTGATCGTCGAATTGTATTCGCGTTAA
- the yihA gene encoding ribosome biogenesis GTP-binding protein YihA/YsxC produces the protein MSLLHQARFFTTVNHLRDLPPTAVPEVAFAGRSNAGKSSALNILCNQKRLAFSSKTPGRTQHINYFEIAHLEHLYGYLVDLPGYGYAEVGGGVKVHWQQLLGDYLVQRPQLRGLVLVMDSRRPFTDLDCELIDWFLPTGRPIHALLTKADKLTRQESTNVLRETQKRLAAIPRTDGLPSGDPSIAPQFTAQLFSSLKRTGVDAAQRVLEDWLAIPARDAAKK, from the coding sequence ATGTCCTTACTTCATCAAGCCCGCTTCTTCACGACCGTCAATCATCTGCGCGACCTACCGCCCACGGCCGTGCCCGAGGTCGCCTTCGCGGGCCGCTCGAATGCGGGCAAGTCCAGCGCGCTGAACATTCTGTGCAATCAGAAGCGTCTGGCCTTCTCGAGCAAGACGCCGGGCCGCACCCAGCACATCAACTATTTCGAGATTGCCCACCTCGAGCATCTGTACGGCTACCTCGTCGACCTGCCGGGTTACGGTTACGCCGAGGTCGGCGGGGGCGTGAAAGTGCACTGGCAACAGTTGCTTGGCGACTATCTGGTGCAGCGCCCCCAGTTGCGCGGACTCGTGCTCGTCATGGACTCTCGCCGTCCGTTCACCGACCTCGACTGCGAACTGATCGACTGGTTTTTGCCGACGGGACGCCCCATCCACGCGCTACTGACCAAAGCCGACAAGCTCACGCGTCAGGAATCCACGAATGTCCTGCGCGAGACGCAGAAGCGTCTGGCCGCAATTCCCCGCACCGACGGCCTGCCGTCCGGGGATCCGAGCATCGCGCCGCAATTCACCGCACAGTTGTTCTCTTCCCTCAAGCGTACTGGCGTCGATGCCGCTCAGCGTGTGCTCGAAGACTGGCTGGCGATCCCGGCACGCGACGCCGCGAAGAAGTAG
- the rplQ gene encoding 50S ribosomal protein L17 produces the protein MRHRHGLRKLNRTSSHRLAMLRNMSNSLLQHEAIKTTLPKAKELRKVVEPLITLGKKDSVANRRLAFNRLRDREMVTKLFNELGPRFANRPGGYLRILKMGFRVGDNAPMAFVELLDRPEVDTEAPEVAE, from the coding sequence ATGCGTCACCGTCATGGTTTGCGTAAACTGAATCGTACGAGCAGCCACCGCCTGGCAATGCTGCGTAACATGTCGAACTCGCTGCTGCAGCACGAAGCGATCAAGACCACGCTGCCGAAGGCCAAGGAACTGCGTAAGGTCGTCGAGCCCCTCATCACGCTGGGCAAGAAGGACTCCGTTGCCAACCGTCGTCTGGCGTTCAACCGCCTGCGCGATCGTGAAATGGTCACCAAGCTGTTCAACGAACTGGGTCCGCGTTTCGCCAACCGTCCGGGCGGCTACCTGCGTATCCTGAAGATGGGTTTCCGCGTGGGCGACAACGCGCCGATGGCTTTCGTCGAACTGCTGGATCGTCCGGAAGTCGACACGGAAGCGCCGGAAGTCGCTGAGTAA
- a CDS encoding DNA-directed RNA polymerase subunit alpha produces MQTSLLKPKIIAVEPVGEHHAKVVMEPFERGYGHTLGNALRRVLLSSMVGYAPTEVTIAGVVHEYSTIDGVQEDVVNFLLNLKGVVFKLHNRDEVTVTLRKDGEGVVRASDIEVPHDVELINPDHVIAHLAKGGKLDVQIKIEKGRGYVPGNVRRYGDESAKVIGRIVLDASFSPVKRVSYAVESARVEQRTDLDKLVMNIETNGVVSPEEAIRQSARILVDQLSVFAALEGTEAASEAPSRAPQIDPILLRPVDDLELTVRSANCLKAENIYYIGDLIQRTENELLKTPNLGRKSLNEIKEVLASRGLTLGMKLENWPPAGLEK; encoded by the coding sequence ATGCAAACCAGTTTGTTGAAGCCCAAGATCATTGCGGTTGAGCCGGTCGGTGAGCATCACGCCAAAGTCGTGATGGAGCCGTTCGAACGTGGCTATGGCCACACCTTGGGCAACGCGCTTCGCCGCGTGCTGCTGTCGTCGATGGTGGGCTATGCGCCGACCGAAGTGACGATCGCCGGCGTTGTGCATGAATATTCCACCATCGACGGTGTCCAGGAAGACGTTGTCAACTTCCTGTTGAACCTCAAGGGTGTCGTGTTCAAGCTGCATAACCGTGACGAAGTCACCGTTACGCTGCGCAAGGATGGTGAAGGTGTGGTGCGCGCTTCGGATATTGAAGTGCCGCACGATGTGGAACTGATCAACCCCGATCACGTGATCGCGCATCTGGCCAAGGGCGGCAAGCTCGACGTTCAGATCAAGATCGAAAAGGGTCGTGGTTATGTCCCGGGTAACGTTCGCCGTTATGGTGACGAGTCGGCCAAGGTTATCGGCCGTATCGTTCTCGACGCGTCGTTCTCGCCGGTCAAGCGTGTGAGCTATGCGGTCGAATCGGCCCGTGTGGAACAGCGTACGGACCTGGACAAGCTCGTGATGAACATCGAAACCAACGGTGTGGTGTCGCCGGAAGAAGCGATCCGTCAATCGGCTCGCATTCTCGTCGACCAACTGTCGGTGTTTGCTGCGCTGGAAGGCACGGAAGCCGCCAGCGAAGCGCCGTCGCGTGCGCCGCAGATCGATCCGATTCTGCTGCGTCCGGTGGACGATCTCGAGTTGACGGTGCGTTCGGCCAACTGCCTGAAGGCCGAAAACATCTACTACATCGGCGACCTGATCCAGCGTACCGAGAACGAATTGCTCAAGACCCCGAACCTGGGTCGCAAGTCGCTCAACGAAATCAAGGAAGTCCTTGCCTCGCGTGGTCTCACGCTGGGCATGAAGCTCGAAAACTGGCCGCCGGCTGGTCTCGAAAAGTAA
- a CDS encoding cytochrome c biogenesis protein ResB produces MSISTSGMQIKGAQRWVRDGVELVSSMRFAISLLTVLAIASIVGTVLKQGDPYPNYVNQFGPFWADVFRSLGLYTVYSSWWFLLILFFLMASTTLCIVRNAPKMIADIRSWRDHVREGSLRAFGHKAEFSGAAPRADILTRLTGYLGHRGYRFVVRERDGATLVAAKAGAINKIGYIFAHSAIVIICLGGLVDSDLLIRAQMALFGKSPLQGNAVIAQIPETHRLSPNNPAFRGYAFVPEGGKSTTAILNFQDGSVVQDLPFSIELKKFHVDYYSTGMPKLFASDIVVTDPETGKTMNATVKVNEPFIYKGVAIYQSSFEDGGSKLKLTGYPMRGATDRAFAFSGDIGGSTQLRGGAAGKDEYTVEFSDFRAINVENISNGRGERDARGVARKSMRDELSAQLGSGARTDLGKDLRNVGPSVQYKVRDRSGQAKEYRNYMLPILVEDGERVFMTGVRDTPDGPFQYLRIPADAEGSVKQWMLLRAALQDDGARAEAARRFAAQSLPSQTSAELRGQLQESAKRELDLFSGAMPASKSGHATGGLQAIAEFVNEKVPPDQQSSAADMFRRILDGTIWQLWQVAREQAGLPAVAPSPETERFVHTATNALSDNFLYDAPVFLQLDSFDQIQASVFQLTRSPGKKIVYLGSLLLVLGIFSMFYVRERRLWLWVKDTPEGGSSVLMAVSTTRRTLDFEKEFARTKAEMDEIVTKR; encoded by the coding sequence ATGAGCATCAGTACCTCGGGAATGCAGATCAAGGGAGCGCAACGATGGGTGCGCGATGGCGTTGAGCTTGTCAGCTCGATGCGTTTCGCCATCAGTTTGCTCACCGTGCTCGCGATTGCCAGCATCGTCGGCACTGTGCTCAAGCAGGGCGACCCCTACCCTAACTACGTCAATCAGTTCGGTCCGTTCTGGGCCGATGTCTTCCGCTCGCTCGGTCTGTACACTGTGTACAGTTCGTGGTGGTTCCTGCTGATCCTGTTCTTCCTGATGGCGTCGACGACGTTATGCATTGTGCGTAACGCGCCGAAGATGATCGCCGACATTCGTAGCTGGCGCGACCACGTACGCGAAGGGAGCCTTCGCGCTTTCGGACACAAGGCCGAGTTCAGCGGCGCAGCGCCGCGCGCCGACATACTCACGCGCCTGACCGGCTATCTCGGGCACCGGGGTTATCGCTTCGTCGTACGCGAGCGCGACGGCGCGACGCTCGTCGCGGCCAAGGCCGGCGCGATCAACAAGATCGGCTATATCTTTGCGCACAGTGCGATCGTCATCATCTGTCTGGGGGGGCTGGTCGACAGCGACCTGCTCATCCGCGCTCAGATGGCGCTCTTCGGTAAGTCGCCGCTTCAGGGCAACGCCGTCATTGCGCAAATCCCCGAGACGCACCGTCTTTCGCCAAATAATCCCGCGTTTCGCGGCTACGCATTCGTACCGGAAGGCGGCAAGTCGACGACGGCGATTCTGAATTTTCAGGACGGCTCGGTCGTGCAGGACCTGCCGTTCTCCATCGAGCTAAAGAAATTTCACGTCGACTATTACTCGACGGGCATGCCCAAGCTGTTCGCGAGCGATATCGTCGTGACCGACCCCGAGACCGGCAAGACGATGAACGCCACGGTGAAGGTCAACGAGCCGTTCATTTACAAGGGCGTCGCGATCTATCAGTCGAGCTTCGAGGATGGTGGCAGCAAGCTGAAACTGACCGGCTACCCGATGCGCGGCGCGACCGATCGCGCCTTCGCGTTCTCCGGTGACATCGGCGGCTCGACGCAACTGCGCGGCGGCGCAGCGGGCAAGGACGAATACACGGTCGAGTTCAGCGATTTTCGCGCCATCAACGTCGAGAACATCAGTAACGGCCGTGGTGAGCGCGATGCGCGCGGCGTCGCCCGCAAGTCGATGCGTGACGAATTGAGCGCGCAACTCGGTTCCGGAGCGCGCACGGATCTGGGCAAGGACCTGCGCAACGTCGGTCCGTCGGTGCAGTACAAGGTGCGAGATCGCAGCGGCCAGGCGAAGGAGTACCGCAACTACATGCTGCCGATTCTCGTGGAAGACGGTGAACGCGTGTTCATGACGGGCGTGCGCGATACCCCGGACGGGCCGTTCCAGTATCTGCGCATTCCGGCGGATGCCGAAGGTTCCGTCAAACAGTGGATGTTGTTGCGCGCCGCACTTCAGGATGACGGTGCCCGTGCCGAGGCTGCTCGTCGCTTCGCGGCGCAATCGTTGCCGTCGCAGACGTCGGCCGAATTGCGGGGGCAGTTGCAGGAAAGCGCCAAGCGCGAGCTCGATTTGTTCTCGGGCGCGATGCCGGCAAGCAAGAGTGGTCACGCGACGGGCGGCTTGCAGGCCATTGCGGAATTCGTGAACGAGAAAGTGCCGCCGGATCAGCAATCGAGCGCGGCGGACATGTTCCGACGGATTCTCGACGGGACAATTTGGCAACTGTGGCAGGTGGCCCGCGAACAGGCGGGACTGCCGGCCGTCGCGCCGTCGCCCGAGACCGAACGATTCGTGCATACGGCCACCAACGCGTTGTCCGACAACTTTCTGTATGACGCACCGGTGTTCCTGCAACTCGACTCGTTCGACCAGATCCAGGCAAGCGTCTTCCAGCTCACGCGCTCTCCGGGCAAGAAGATCGTGTATCTTGGCAGCTTGCTGCTCGTGCTTGGCATCTTCTCGATGTTCTACGTGCGCGAGCGGCGGTTGTGGCTGTGGGTCAAGGACACGCCCGAAGGCGGCAGTTCGGTGTTGATGGCCGTGTCGACCACGCGTCGCACGCTGGATTTCGAAAAGGAATTCGCCCGCACGAAGGCGGAGATGGACGAGATCGTCACAAAACGATGA
- the cutA gene encoding divalent-cation tolerance protein CutA produces the protein MDALLIVMTTFPDEASAEAAIDGMLVARLAACVQQMAPVRSSYRWQGKRETSLEVPLMIKTTAARYGALEQYIKEHHPYDVPEIVAWPATAALPAYARWVEDETRGQLHV, from the coding sequence ATGGATGCCCTTCTTATCGTCATGACGACGTTTCCCGACGAAGCCAGTGCGGAAGCAGCCATCGACGGCATGCTCGTCGCCCGGCTGGCGGCGTGTGTGCAGCAGATGGCGCCGGTGCGTTCGAGCTATCGCTGGCAAGGCAAGCGTGAGACGAGCCTTGAAGTGCCGCTCATGATCAAAACAACTGCCGCGCGCTACGGCGCATTGGAGCAGTACATCAAGGAACACCATCCTTACGACGTACCGGAGATCGTTGCCTGGCCCGCCACGGCGGCACTTCCGGCTTATGCGCGTTGGGTGGAAGACGAGACGCGGGGGCAACTGCATGTTTGA